The Hymenobacter sp. DG01 genome has a segment encoding these proteins:
- a CDS encoding phosphatase, translating into MRHRRLALIDMGTNTFHLLIVELPEPSHQQPVTLLRTKVGVRLGEGGISKGEIAPTAFERALHTLVGFKEEIELHQVTDVRATATSAMRVTRNGPALAQAIFEQTGIRVEVIPGEREAELIAKGVRRAVPLGTQPHLIIDIGGGSVEFIIADATTIFWKQSFEIGAQRLLDRFFPDPSGVFPPEAVAAEQQYLTEVLAPLAAAVREFRPVGLVGASGSFDSLADMQLGQLRTEAELPPSTELALSSFQTSYQQLLGLNHEQRVALPGILPMRADMLVVASVLIDFVLKMTGITRIQTSAYALKEGLLAEMLEK; encoded by the coding sequence ATGCGCCACCGCCGTCTGGCCCTGATTGATATGGGCACGAATACGTTTCACCTGCTCATCGTGGAGCTGCCGGAGCCCAGCCACCAACAGCCCGTTACGCTATTGCGCACTAAGGTGGGCGTGCGCTTGGGCGAGGGCGGCATCAGCAAAGGCGAAATCGCGCCGACGGCTTTTGAGCGGGCGCTGCACACGCTGGTGGGCTTCAAAGAGGAAATTGAGTTGCATCAAGTCACGGATGTGCGGGCTACGGCCACCAGCGCTATGCGCGTCACGCGCAACGGGCCAGCCCTGGCCCAGGCCATCTTCGAGCAAACCGGAATTCGGGTGGAGGTGATACCGGGGGAGCGGGAGGCCGAACTGATAGCCAAGGGCGTGCGCCGGGCCGTACCGCTAGGCACCCAGCCCCACCTGATTATAGACATCGGTGGCGGCTCGGTGGAGTTTATCATTGCCGATGCCACCACTATTTTCTGGAAGCAAAGCTTCGAAATTGGCGCCCAGCGGCTGCTCGACAGGTTCTTTCCGGACCCCAGCGGCGTGTTTCCGCCCGAAGCCGTGGCCGCAGAGCAGCAGTACCTGACAGAGGTACTGGCCCCGCTGGCAGCCGCAGTGCGCGAGTTTCGGCCCGTAGGTTTGGTAGGCGCCTCAGGCAGCTTCGACAGCCTGGCCGATATGCAATTGGGCCAACTGCGCACCGAAGCGGAGTTGCCGCCCAGCACGGAACTGGCCCTCAGCAGCTTCCAAACCAGCTACCAACAGCTCCTTGGCCTTAACCACGAGCAGCGCGTGGCTCTGCCCGGCATTCTGCCCATGCGCGCCGATATGCTGGTGGTGGCCTCCGTGCTGATTGATTTCGTGCTGAAGATGACCGGCATCACCCGCATTCAAACCTCGGCCTACGCTCTTAAGGAAGGGCTGCTGGCCGAGATGCTGGAAAAGTAG